In one Hyphomicrobium sp. 99 genomic region, the following are encoded:
- the rplK gene encoding 50S ribosomal protein L11 has product MAKKIDGFINLQVPAGAANPSPPIGPALGQRGVNIMEFCKSFNAKTKDLEQGTPIPVKITVYSDRSFTFEMRQPPATYLIKKAAGLRPTGKGGQGSKEPGRIVAGQVTIDQLKEIAKGKLKDMNTDDLDAAARTLAGSARSMGLKVVE; this is encoded by the coding sequence ATGGCGAAGAAAATAGACGGCTTTATCAATCTTCAAGTACCGGCTGGGGCGGCCAATCCGTCGCCTCCGATCGGTCCCGCGCTTGGTCAGCGCGGCGTCAATATCATGGAATTCTGCAAGTCCTTCAATGCGAAAACGAAGGACCTTGAGCAGGGTACACCGATTCCCGTGAAGATCACGGTCTACTCGGATCGTTCCTTCACGTTCGAGATGCGCCAGCCTCCGGCGACGTATCTCATCAAGAAGGCCGCTGGCCTTCGTCCCACGGGTAAGGGCGGTCAGGGCTCGAAAGAGCCGGGCCGTATCGTTGCCGGTCAGGTGACGATCGATCAGCTGAAAGAGATTGCCAAGGGCAAGCTCAAGGACATGAACACCGACGATCTCGACGCCGCCGCCCGCACGCTTGCGGGTAGTGCGCGTTCGATGGGTCTCAAGGTGGTGGAGTAG
- a CDS encoding glycosyltransferase family 4 protein: MAEAVFAIPGDLKATTGGYAFDRRVIELLPAFGVPVSVLGLPDSFPNPNAKDLDETRRILEKRHPDSVLLVDGLAYGAFPDGILGALRGRVIGLVHHPLFLETGLPHARKVELKVSEEHALQRANHVIVTSRATKRILTEHMAIPADKITIAEPGTDPAQRATGTGAPLQILAVGAVMPRKGYDLLVEALAPLKHLDWRLTIAGALDRHPQAVEAVQCAIAKHGLEDRVTLAGKVVPATLERFYDCADLFVSASLFEGYGMVLAEAMARGLPIVLAAGGAAADTAGESAALHVEAGNVGELTSALQKALTDKKLRNRLADAAWEAGRTLPTWHETARRIAAVILGLRP, from the coding sequence GTGGCTGAAGCCGTCTTCGCCATTCCTGGGGATCTAAAGGCTACGACAGGTGGCTATGCCTTTGACCGGCGCGTCATCGAGCTGTTGCCCGCATTCGGCGTTCCGGTATCCGTCCTTGGATTGCCGGACTCGTTTCCAAACCCGAACGCGAAAGACCTCGATGAAACGCGGCGCATTCTCGAAAAGCGTCACCCGGATTCGGTGCTTCTTGTCGATGGTCTCGCCTATGGTGCATTTCCCGATGGTATCCTCGGCGCACTTCGCGGCCGCGTGATCGGGCTTGTCCATCATCCGCTGTTTCTCGAAACCGGACTGCCGCACGCGCGCAAGGTGGAATTGAAGGTCAGCGAAGAGCACGCGCTTCAGCGGGCCAACCATGTCATCGTGACGAGCCGCGCCACCAAACGCATCCTGACCGAGCACATGGCGATCCCGGCCGACAAAATCACAATCGCGGAGCCCGGAACGGATCCGGCCCAGCGCGCGACCGGCACTGGCGCACCGTTGCAAATTCTGGCCGTCGGCGCCGTGATGCCGCGCAAGGGCTACGATCTTCTCGTCGAGGCGCTGGCACCGCTCAAGCATCTCGATTGGCGGTTGACGATCGCGGGCGCGCTCGACCGTCATCCGCAGGCCGTCGAAGCCGTTCAGTGTGCTATTGCCAAGCATGGCCTCGAAGATCGCGTCACGCTTGCCGGAAAGGTCGTGCCGGCGACGCTCGAACGTTTTTACGATTGTGCAGATCTCTTCGTTTCCGCGTCACTGTTTGAAGGATACGGGATGGTTCTCGCCGAAGCGATGGCTCGCGGCTTGCCGATCGTCCTCGCGGCTGGAGGCGCTGCGGCCGATACCGCAGGCGAGTCCGCCGCACTCCACGTCGAGGCCGGGAATGTCGGCGAACTCACGTCGGCGCTGCAGAAGGCACTGACCGACAAGAAGCTCCGCAACCGGCTCGCGGATGCTGCCTGGGAAGCGGGCCGCACATTACCGACTTGGCATGAGACGGCGCGGCGCATTGCAGCCGTCATATTGGGATTGCGGCCGTGA
- a CDS encoding FkbM family methyltransferase gives MVSPSLEGVFRSLRIYLGPDAPRSAMDALYRRFVEPGDLVFDVGAHVGDRVSSFRRLGARVIAIEPQPLLFSALSHIHGRDPLVEIIDRAVGAEAGTRQLFVNTTNPTVSTLSHDFVRQAEGARGWEGQTWDEQIPIEVVTLDGLIARYGLPSFVKIDVEGYEDAVLRGLSRPVKALSFEFTTIARDVAMACFDRLSSLAGYGYNVALGEGQTLVFDRWLSDTEMAGYLSKLPHDANSGDIYAVLEPR, from the coding sequence ATGGTGTCACCGTCTCTCGAGGGCGTCTTCCGATCGCTCCGGATCTATCTCGGGCCCGACGCCCCGCGAAGCGCAATGGATGCGCTCTATCGCCGTTTTGTCGAGCCGGGCGATCTCGTCTTCGATGTCGGCGCCCATGTTGGCGACCGCGTGTCGTCGTTCCGGCGGCTCGGCGCCCGCGTCATCGCGATCGAGCCCCAGCCGTTGCTCTTTTCTGCCCTGAGCCACATCCACGGCCGCGATCCTTTGGTCGAGATCATCGACCGCGCGGTCGGCGCGGAAGCCGGAACGCGTCAGCTCTTCGTCAATACGACGAACCCGACAGTCTCGACATTGTCGCATGACTTCGTTCGCCAGGCCGAAGGCGCTAGAGGATGGGAAGGCCAAACCTGGGACGAACAGATTCCGATCGAGGTCGTCACACTCGATGGGCTAATCGCACGCTATGGATTGCCGTCGTTCGTCAAGATCGACGTCGAAGGTTACGAAGACGCGGTGCTGCGCGGCCTCTCACGTCCGGTCAAGGCGCTTTCGTTCGAGTTCACGACGATCGCCCGCGACGTGGCGATGGCCTGTTTCGACCGGTTATCGTCGCTGGCAGGCTATGGCTACAATGTCGCCCTTGGTGAAGGACAGACGTTGGTCTTCGATCGCTGGCTCTCTGATACGGAGATGGCTGGCTATCTCAGCAAACTGCCGCACGATGCGAACTCAGGCGACATTTATGCCGTGCTCGAGCCACGCTAG
- the mdoH gene encoding glucans biosynthesis glucosyltransferase MdoH, which yields MTIGAEHERVSDLNRTIIVEDPSLTTPVGQDARGALTRRRRLVLFLNLATWLLIIAAACAIFLTGGWTMLGVAMVICLALGTPWPVLGFWNAVIGLWQLHGPKGKAQAEQPFYEASDDQSPLTVNTAVLMTLRNEDPARALLRLKTVKASLDRTPEGARFSYFVLSDSDRDEIALREEAEVAAWQKSDSDRTRIIYRRRKDNAGFKAGNIREFARHWGSDYEFMLPLDADSLMTGEAIVDLVRIMQMNPQIGILQSLVVGTPSSSAFARIFQFGMRLGMRTYTMGQAWWVGDCGPFWGHNALLRIEPYLQHCALDGLIKSGPILSHDQVEAVLMRKAAYEVRVLPVETGSYEDNPPDALEFMRREARWCQGNMQYLRLIGMRGIEPVSRFQLLWAVLMFLGVPAWTLLAALFPLAMLSAQSQADFPWSAVEIIYALLLVMHLAPKLAGIVDAILTPGEVRRFGGWLSFASSAIIEIVFSLILGAVTTIRTSMFMAGLLIGRAVVWNGQRRDGEGVAWTDALRWLWPQLLFGLSLYAAMALISPAAVFWSLPLTAGYVLAVPFVVFTASPAVGRFFRRHGIAGIPEDFTPPPEIRAVQAGN from the coding sequence ATGACGATCGGTGCCGAGCACGAGAGGGTCTCGGACCTGAACAGAACGATTATCGTCGAGGATCCAAGCCTTACGACTCCCGTAGGCCAGGACGCAAGAGGCGCCCTGACCAGGCGGCGGCGCCTCGTCTTATTTCTCAATCTTGCGACGTGGCTTCTCATCATTGCCGCTGCCTGTGCAATTTTCTTGACCGGCGGCTGGACGATGCTCGGCGTCGCCATGGTTATTTGCTTGGCGCTCGGCACGCCGTGGCCGGTCCTTGGTTTCTGGAACGCTGTCATCGGCCTATGGCAGCTTCATGGGCCAAAAGGGAAAGCTCAGGCCGAGCAGCCCTTTTACGAAGCGTCGGATGACCAGTCGCCGTTGACGGTTAATACCGCAGTCTTGATGACCTTGCGCAACGAGGACCCCGCCCGGGCCCTGTTGCGGCTGAAGACGGTGAAGGCAAGCCTCGACCGCACGCCCGAAGGCGCCCGCTTCTCCTATTTCGTGCTGAGCGACAGTGATCGCGATGAGATCGCCCTGCGCGAGGAAGCCGAAGTCGCCGCGTGGCAGAAGTCCGACTCCGATCGGACCCGCATCATCTATCGCCGCAGGAAGGACAACGCAGGGTTCAAAGCCGGCAACATCCGCGAATTCGCGAGACACTGGGGCTCCGATTACGAGTTCATGCTGCCGCTTGACGCTGACAGTCTGATGACGGGAGAGGCGATCGTCGATCTCGTGCGCATCATGCAGATGAACCCGCAAATCGGGATTCTCCAAAGTCTCGTCGTCGGCACCCCGTCCTCTTCGGCGTTCGCGCGCATTTTCCAGTTCGGCATGCGGCTCGGCATGCGGACGTATACGATGGGCCAAGCCTGGTGGGTGGGGGACTGCGGACCGTTCTGGGGTCACAATGCGCTCCTGCGCATCGAACCCTATCTTCAGCATTGCGCACTGGATGGTCTGATCAAAAGCGGTCCGATTTTATCGCACGATCAGGTCGAAGCCGTTCTGATGCGCAAGGCGGCCTACGAGGTTCGAGTGTTGCCCGTTGAAACGGGCTCCTACGAAGACAATCCTCCTGATGCCCTCGAATTCATGCGCCGCGAGGCGCGCTGGTGCCAGGGCAACATGCAATATCTGAGACTGATCGGGATGAGGGGCATAGAGCCGGTCAGCCGCTTCCAACTGCTGTGGGCGGTGCTGATGTTCCTTGGCGTCCCCGCCTGGACGCTACTCGCTGCGCTCTTTCCGCTCGCAATGTTGAGCGCGCAAAGCCAAGCCGACTTTCCTTGGTCTGCCGTCGAGATCATTTACGCGCTGCTTCTCGTGATGCATCTTGCGCCGAAGCTCGCGGGCATCGTCGATGCCATTCTGACGCCCGGCGAAGTCCGCCGCTTCGGAGGCTGGCTCAGCTTTGCATCCAGCGCGATCATCGAAATCGTGTTCTCGCTCATCCTCGGCGCCGTGACGACCATACGCACGTCAATGTTCATGGCCGGCCTCTTGATCGGCAGAGCCGTCGTTTGGAACGGCCAACGCCGCGACGGAGAAGGCGTGGCGTGGACCGACGCGTTGCGATGGCTGTGGCCACAGCTTCTCTTCGGATTGTCCCTCTACGCGGCAATGGCTCTGATTTCGCCAGCCGCGGTCTTTTGGAGCTTGCCGCTGACGGCTGGCTACGTACTCGCGGTTCCCTTCGTCGTTTTCACGGCGAGCCCCGCGGTTGGTCGCTTCTTTCGCCGTCACGGCATTGCGGGCATTCCCGAGGACTTCACGCCGCCGCCTGAAATACGAGCCGTGCAGGCGGGGAACTGA
- the secE gene encoding preprotein translocase subunit SecE, whose translation MAKLNPITFMKEVRQEVAKVTWPTWKEVWITTLMVLIMVALASVFFLLVDQALSHIVRFVLGVGT comes from the coding sequence ATGGCGAAGTTGAATCCCATAACCTTTATGAAGGAAGTTCGGCAGGAAGTCGCCAAGGTGACCTGGCCGACTTGGAAAGAGGTGTGGATCACGACTTTGATGGTGCTCATCATGGTCGCGCTCGCCTCTGTTTTCTTTTTGCTCGTTGATCAGGCGTTGAGCCATATAGTGCGTTTCGTCTTAGGGGTGGGCACCTGA
- a CDS encoding TIGR01459 family HAD-type hydrolase, which produces MRKSSSDQGPKAPSILAHAGPILARYDVIFCDVWGVLHNGTTAFVGACRALEKFRAAGGTVILVTNAPVPKRRVADMLASRHVPTSAWDDIVSSGDLALDHVAARGFEALHCIGPQDRDQAFFSALHTRSVPLDEAEAIICTGLNDDRNETPDDYRPLLERALAKRLPFVCANPDLVVDVGGTLLYCAGAIADLYLHMGGPVFWTGKPHLNTYETAHQKAEALRNSNVDRSKVLVIGDALRTDLKGAENYGCDALFIASGIHRHETIDGIDLSTAKLSDLFGPGSPPALGAMVELAW; this is translated from the coding sequence TTGCGAAAATCTTCGTCCGACCAAGGCCCGAAAGCACCGTCGATCTTGGCGCACGCGGGGCCCATTTTAGCGCGTTATGACGTGATTTTCTGCGATGTATGGGGCGTTCTTCATAACGGGACGACGGCATTCGTCGGCGCCTGCCGGGCGCTCGAAAAGTTTCGTGCCGCCGGCGGCACGGTCATTCTCGTGACCAACGCGCCCGTTCCCAAGAGGCGGGTGGCCGACATGCTCGCCTCGCGACATGTTCCGACAAGCGCCTGGGACGATATCGTCTCATCCGGCGATCTTGCTCTCGATCACGTGGCGGCGCGCGGGTTTGAGGCGCTCCATTGCATAGGCCCGCAGGATCGCGATCAAGCCTTCTTCTCTGCGCTTCACACGCGCTCCGTTCCGCTGGACGAGGCGGAGGCGATCATCTGCACCGGACTCAATGACGACCGAAACGAAACGCCGGACGATTACCGGCCTCTTCTCGAGAGGGCCCTGGCGAAGCGTTTGCCGTTCGTCTGCGCAAATCCGGATCTCGTCGTCGACGTCGGAGGAACGCTTCTTTATTGCGCCGGGGCCATTGCGGACCTTTACCTCCATATGGGCGGCCCGGTGTTCTGGACAGGTAAACCTCACCTGAACACCTACGAGACGGCGCATCAAAAAGCGGAGGCGCTGCGCAACTCCAACGTCGATCGCAGCAAGGTTCTGGTCATCGGCGACGCACTACGGACGGACCTCAAAGGGGCAGAGAACTACGGCTGCGACGCGCTTTTCATTGCCTCGGGCATTCACCGGCATGAAACCATCGACGGCATAGATCTCTCGACGGCGAAGCTGTCCGACTTGTTCGGACCAGGTTCGCCGCCGGCACTCGGCGCCATGGTGGAACTCGCCTGGTAG
- the nusG gene encoding transcription termination/antitermination protein NusG, which translates to MVVAQEREDKATVAGTRWYIVHAYTNFERKVADAIRERAKAGGLDNLFEEIVVPTEEVVEIKRGRKIPTERKFLPGYVLVKMKMTDAAFVMIKNTPKVTGFLGADNKPMPIPEAEAMRILNQVKEGVERPKPTITFEIGENVKVADGPFASFTGIVEEVDEERSRVKVAVSIFGRPTPVELEFTQVEKVPA; encoded by the coding sequence ATGGTTGTCGCGCAAGAACGCGAAGATAAAGCAACGGTTGCCGGTACGCGCTGGTACATCGTGCACGCATATACGAATTTCGAACGCAAGGTCGCTGACGCTATCCGCGAGCGGGCCAAGGCGGGCGGTCTCGATAATCTCTTCGAAGAGATCGTCGTGCCGACCGAGGAAGTCGTTGAAATCAAGCGCGGCCGGAAGATTCCGACCGAGCGGAAGTTTCTGCCGGGCTACGTCCTCGTCAAAATGAAGATGACCGACGCCGCGTTCGTCATGATCAAGAACACGCCCAAGGTCACGGGCTTCCTCGGCGCGGACAACAAGCCGATGCCGATCCCTGAAGCCGAGGCGATGCGCATCTTGAATCAGGTCAAGGAGGGTGTTGAGCGGCCGAAGCCGACGATCACCTTCGAGATCGGCGAGAACGTCAAGGTGGCTGACGGCCCGTTTGCCTCGTTCACCGGTATCGTCGAGGAGGTCGACGAGGAGCGTTCGCGCGTCAAGGTCGCGGTTTCGATCTTTGGGCGTCCGACGCCTGTCGAACTCGAATTCACGCAGGTTGAAAAGGTACCTGCCTGA
- the rplJ gene encoding 50S ribosomal protein L10: MDRAAKRELIDHLHTELKSTGVVVVAHNTGMVAAQSAEFRRRVKDAGGSVKVAKNKLAQLALKDTDAEKLSDLLKGPTVLAFSKDPIAAAKATVAYAKGNDKLVILGGAMGKTILDAKGVQALADLPSLDELRAKIIGLLNAPATKIARTVKEPGAKLARVIQAKASKEEAAA; this comes from the coding sequence GTGGATAGAGCCGCGAAACGTGAGCTCATTGATCATCTCCACACAGAGCTGAAGAGCACTGGCGTGGTTGTGGTCGCCCACAACACCGGCATGGTGGCTGCTCAATCCGCAGAGTTCCGCAGGCGCGTCAAAGACGCTGGCGGCTCTGTGAAGGTAGCCAAGAACAAGCTGGCACAGCTCGCGCTCAAGGACACCGACGCCGAAAAGCTTTCAGATCTTTTGAAGGGGCCGACCGTTCTGGCCTTCTCGAAGGATCCGATCGCAGCGGCGAAGGCGACCGTCGCTTATGCCAAGGGTAACGACAAGCTCGTGATCCTCGGCGGCGCGATGGGCAAAACGATCCTTGACGCGAAAGGCGTGCAAGCTCTTGCCGATCTGCCGTCGCTTGATGAACTGCGCGCGAAGATCATCGGTCTCTTGAATGCTCCGGCGACGAAAATCGCCCGGACCGTCAAGGAGCCCGGTGCCAAGCTCGCACGCGTCATCCAGGCGAAGGCGTCGAAGGAAGAGGCAGCTGCCTAG
- a CDS encoding 6-carboxytetrahydropterin synthase — MYSVEVRDRIMIAHSLPDPFFGPAQNLHGATFVVDVAFFREKLTEQNVVVDIGAALKVLGTTLQPLAYQNLDVLPQFKGVLTTTEFLCKYVFDRIAEAAKAGALGDDGKTLSRIRVTLSETDLARASFEGPIGG; from the coding sequence ATGTACTCCGTCGAAGTTCGCGACCGCATCATGATTGCCCATTCGCTGCCCGATCCGTTCTTCGGGCCGGCGCAGAACCTTCACGGTGCGACCTTCGTCGTCGATGTCGCCTTCTTTCGCGAGAAGCTGACAGAGCAGAACGTCGTCGTCGATATCGGCGCTGCATTGAAGGTGCTCGGCACGACGCTCCAACCGCTCGCCTATCAGAACCTCGACGTTCTTCCGCAATTCAAGGGCGTCCTCACCACGACCGAATTTCTCTGCAAGTATGTCTTCGATCGTATTGCGGAGGCGGCGAAAGCCGGTGCGCTCGGAGACGATGGAAAGACGCTTTCGCGAATTCGCGTGACGTTGTCGGAAACTGACCTCGCGCGCGCCAGCTTCGAGGGACCGATCGGTGGCTGA
- the rplA gene encoding 50S ribosomal protein L1, whose amino-acid sequence MAKAQISAEKIKETRDAGGKRMEAIKQGISAGKAYGVDEAVKLIKQRAKAKFDETIEVAVNLGVDPKHADQMVRGVCNLPNGSGRTARVAVFARGAKAEEAKAAGADVVGAEDLVEIVSKGTINFDRCIATPDMMGLVGRLGKVLGPRGLMPNPRVGTVTMDVTGAVKGAKGGSVEFRVEKAGIVHAGVGKASFTEEALVQNIKAFVDAVIKAKPTGSKGTYLKKVSLSSTMGPGVKLDTATVASGPVV is encoded by the coding sequence ATGGCAAAAGCTCAAATCAGCGCTGAAAAGATCAAGGAAACGCGCGATGCCGGTGGCAAGCGCATGGAAGCCATCAAGCAGGGCATTTCGGCTGGCAAGGCTTACGGTGTCGACGAGGCTGTAAAGCTCATCAAGCAGCGCGCCAAGGCGAAGTTCGATGAGACGATCGAGGTTGCAGTCAACCTCGGCGTCGATCCCAAGCACGCCGACCAGATGGTGCGTGGCGTCTGCAACCTGCCGAACGGCTCGGGCCGTACGGCTCGCGTTGCTGTCTTCGCGCGTGGCGCCAAGGCTGAAGAGGCGAAGGCTGCGGGAGCTGACGTTGTCGGCGCCGAAGACCTCGTCGAAATCGTCTCGAAGGGCACGATCAACTTCGATCGCTGCATTGCGACGCCGGACATGATGGGCCTCGTCGGTCGTCTCGGTAAAGTGTTGGGCCCGCGCGGTCTGATGCCGAACCCGCGTGTCGGCACTGTGACGATGGACGTCACGGGCGCCGTCAAGGGTGCGAAGGGCGGCTCGGTTGAGTTCCGCGTCGAGAAGGCTGGCATCGTTCACGCTGGCGTCGGCAAGGCAAGCTTCACCGAGGAAGCGCTCGTCCAGAACATCAAGGCTTTCGTCGATGCGGTCATCAAGGCCAAGCCGACGGGCTCGAAGGGCACGTACCTGAAGAAGGTTTCGCTGTCCTCGACGATGGGTCCGGGCGTGAAGCTCGATACGGCGACCGTCGCATCGGGGCCAGTCGTCTAA
- a CDS encoding bifunctional diguanylate cyclase/phosphodiesterase, producing the protein MVRGLAMFDKEHRLVVCNNLYREILDLPDALTKPGTSFADVVGHHVSVERGLDAKGDRALQQRWMKEHLAALSEGKSFTQTRYLKNGRSIRLSSEPLPDDGWVDILEDITDEHQAEKKIAWLTHHDALTELYNRVHFCEELQSALARGSNLAVLWIDLDDFKSVNDTFGQPVGDALLKSVAMRMLKIVRKSDVLARLGGDEFALIRFGPTTREQLERLAQRLLAAIASEQRLLGRKLYVTASLSIALAPEHGTDPNEILKNADLALHRAKTSGRGRYEFFDPHGDYAPGKAKRLDADMKVAVKKKQFELHYQPVVDVTAKRVSSFEALLRWRHPEHGLIPPGDFIPFAEQCGWIVEIGKWALGQACKDAASWPADIKVAVNLSSVQFERGDLYVAVTDAIAQSGLACDRLELEITESVLLRDHPKTHELLHRLRSLGIKILLDDFGTAYGSLSYLRSFPFDKLKIERSFVRDFGTRNERDAAAIVQSIAELAKRLHMTTIAEGVETADQLAMVMNAGCEEVQGFYFSKPVPVSEIAATIARCREILSAALQTSA; encoded by the coding sequence ATGGTTCGCGGCTTGGCGATGTTCGATAAGGAGCATCGCCTTGTCGTTTGCAACAACCTCTATCGCGAAATTTTGGATCTGCCCGATGCACTGACGAAGCCGGGCACTTCCTTCGCCGATGTCGTCGGCCATCACGTGTCGGTGGAACGAGGTCTCGACGCAAAAGGGGATCGCGCCCTTCAACAGCGTTGGATGAAGGAGCATCTGGCCGCGCTGTCCGAAGGCAAGTCATTTACGCAAACGAGATATCTGAAGAATGGCCGGAGCATTCGCCTTTCCAGTGAGCCTTTGCCGGATGACGGATGGGTGGACATTTTGGAGGATATTACCGACGAGCACCAAGCGGAGAAAAAGATCGCTTGGCTCACGCACCATGACGCGCTGACTGAACTTTATAATCGCGTCCATTTTTGCGAAGAGCTTCAAAGCGCACTTGCGAGAGGCAGCAATCTCGCGGTCCTCTGGATCGACCTCGACGACTTCAAGAGCGTCAACGATACGTTCGGCCAACCGGTCGGCGACGCTTTGCTGAAAAGCGTTGCAATGCGCATGTTGAAAATCGTCCGCAAATCCGATGTTCTCGCGCGGCTCGGAGGCGATGAATTTGCACTGATTAGGTTTGGTCCGACCACGCGCGAGCAGCTCGAGCGCTTGGCACAGCGGTTGCTGGCGGCCATTGCATCCGAGCAGAGACTGCTCGGCCGCAAGCTGTATGTCACCGCAAGCTTGAGCATCGCACTTGCCCCCGAACATGGCACCGATCCCAATGAGATCCTGAAGAATGCCGATCTCGCTCTCCATCGCGCCAAGACATCGGGAAGGGGCCGGTACGAGTTTTTCGATCCGCACGGCGATTACGCTCCGGGGAAAGCAAAGAGACTAGACGCCGACATGAAGGTCGCCGTGAAGAAGAAGCAGTTCGAACTGCACTATCAGCCGGTCGTCGATGTCACCGCAAAACGCGTCAGTAGTTTCGAAGCTCTGCTACGCTGGCGTCATCCGGAGCATGGCCTCATTCCGCCCGGCGATTTTATTCCCTTTGCCGAACAGTGCGGGTGGATCGTCGAAATCGGCAAATGGGCACTGGGCCAAGCGTGTAAGGACGCGGCTTCATGGCCCGCCGATATCAAAGTTGCGGTCAATCTCTCGTCGGTGCAATTCGAGCGCGGCGACCTTTATGTTGCGGTCACGGATGCGATCGCGCAATCGGGTCTCGCTTGCGACCGTCTCGAACTCGAAATCACGGAATCCGTGTTGCTTCGGGATCATCCAAAGACGCATGAGCTCCTGCATCGTCTCCGGTCTCTCGGCATCAAAATCCTGCTCGACGATTTCGGAACTGCCTACGGCTCGCTGAGCTACTTGCGGAGTTTCCCCTTCGACAAGCTCAAGATCGAGCGGTCTTTCGTGCGAGATTTCGGCACGCGAAATGAGCGCGACGCCGCAGCAATCGTGCAATCGATCGCCGAGCTCGCAAAACGCTTGCACATGACGACGATCGCCGAAGGCGTCGAGACGGCCGATCAGTTGGCGATGGTTATGAATGCCGGTTGCGAGGAGGTTCAGGGCTTCTATTTCAGCAAGCCGGTGCCCGTCAGCGAAATCGCCGCTACGATCGCTCGCTGCCGTGAAATCCTTTCCGCGGCACTCCAGACGAGCGCCTGA
- a CDS encoding dehydrogenase has product MVARALWYVKPGVAEVRPERLPPPSPGEVRVATEYSAISRGTERMVALGEIPKSEWPRMRAPLQAGDFSFPVKYGYSATGRVTAGSEKYIGKRIFVLHPHQDHFHAPEPLLAILPDNVPSRRAVLAANMETALNAHWDAGTTLGDRVLVVGAGIVGLLTAHLASRIAGTEVAITDINPARAKYAEKLGIRFVSPADVPADNRIVFHASATSAGLETAINACAFEGCVVEMSWYGTNPVTVNLGGAFHSRRLKIISSQVGHVAPSHRNQLKHKDRMERAIAMLDDERLDVLVADTVNFEDLPSTLPKIWSSSDLPPIVRY; this is encoded by the coding sequence GTGGTTGCTCGCGCCCTCTGGTACGTCAAGCCTGGCGTCGCGGAAGTGCGACCTGAACGCCTCCCTCCGCCTTCACCCGGTGAAGTACGCGTCGCAACGGAATATTCCGCAATCAGTCGCGGCACCGAGCGCATGGTCGCGCTCGGCGAGATTCCCAAAAGCGAATGGCCGCGAATGCGTGCACCGTTGCAAGCCGGAGATTTCTCCTTCCCCGTCAAATACGGCTATTCCGCGACTGGGCGCGTCACTGCCGGTTCCGAGAAATATATCGGCAAGCGGATATTTGTGTTGCATCCGCACCAGGATCATTTCCACGCGCCGGAACCGCTTCTCGCGATCCTGCCGGACAATGTGCCCTCGCGCCGTGCCGTGCTGGCCGCGAATATGGAGACCGCTCTCAACGCACACTGGGACGCAGGCACGACGCTCGGCGACCGGGTGCTCGTGGTCGGGGCGGGCATTGTCGGGCTGCTGACCGCGCATCTCGCGAGCCGTATCGCGGGAACCGAGGTTGCAATCACCGACATCAATCCGGCGCGGGCAAAGTACGCGGAAAAGCTCGGGATCAGATTCGTGTCTCCGGCAGATGTACCGGCTGACAACCGGATCGTCTTTCATGCGAGCGCGACAAGCGCGGGGCTCGAGACAGCAATCAACGCGTGTGCGTTCGAGGGATGCGTGGTCGAGATGAGCTGGTATGGGACGAACCCTGTTACCGTGAACCTCGGCGGGGCGTTCCATAGCCGTCGTCTTAAGATCATCTCTTCGCAGGTTGGGCACGTGGCCCCTAGCCATCGTAACCAGCTCAAGCACAAAGACCGGATGGAACGCGCGATTGCCATGCTCGATGACGAGCGTCTAGATGTGCTCGTGGCTGATACGGTCAATTTCGAGGATCTGCCCTCCACGCTGCCGAAAATCTGGTCGTCGTCCGATCTGCCACCCATCGTCCGCTACTAA
- a CDS encoding YbjQ family protein — protein sequence MLVVTTNDIPGFRVVRHLGLVRGLTVRSRSVVGNIGAAIQIFFGGNISVYTRLAEHTRQEAFDLLVEHAQSMGANAVIAMRYDANEIAAAVTEVLAYGSAVIIEPVTDGSSASTAPPGPWSGR from the coding sequence ATGCTGGTCGTTACAACGAACGACATTCCAGGGTTTCGGGTTGTTCGCCATCTGGGACTGGTGCGCGGGCTGACGGTTCGGTCACGCAGCGTCGTCGGCAATATCGGCGCCGCGATCCAGATCTTCTTCGGCGGCAACATCTCCGTTTATACGCGGCTTGCCGAGCATACGCGCCAGGAAGCCTTCGATCTCCTCGTCGAGCACGCGCAAAGCATGGGCGCCAACGCCGTCATCGCGATGCGCTACGACGCCAACGAGATCGCCGCCGCGGTGACAGAGGTCTTGGCCTACGGCTCGGCCGTCATCATTGAGCCGGTGACGGACGGAAGCTCGGCCTCGACGGCACCGCCGGGACCCTGGTCGGGCCGCTGA